CGGAAACTGCGACCCCCGTGATACCCCTTCGGAGATATCCTCCGTGGCGGAGGACCTTCACGGGAAATCCATTGAGATCAGCGGGATCTACATCGCCGGACTGGGAGGAGGCAACATCTCTCCTTTCAACTCCCCCTTCGAGCTCACCGAGGAGGAGATAGACGGAAAACTCCGTCCCATCTCCAAAAAGGGCATGCTGCTCATGACCCATGCCCCCGCCTACGACACTCTCGACCATATACCCAGCGGTGTTCCCGTAGGCAGCAAGGCAATCAGGGCCATCATCGATGAGTTCAAACCTATACTGGCACTTTCGGGGCACATCCACGAAGATTACGGAATCAAAGACCTCGGCGGCACCATCTGCGTGAACCCCGGACCTGCCATGGACAGGCGTGCGGCAGTGATCACCCTCACCGACGACCAGGTCGCAGTGAAGCTCATAGGCCCAGAAGGTGCGTGAACCCCAGGTAACGTTTATATAGAAATCGTGATTAGCAGGGTCGATTAACATGGCACAATGGCAAGGTCAATCTAACAGGAAATCCACCGGCGGAAGGCTTGTCCTCGCACGTGGAAAGAGGAAATTCGAAATCAGCAGGGAAAAGCAGTACACCAAGCTCGGAACCGAAACCCGCAGGCAGTACCGCGGAAGGGGCAAGTCCTACAAGACCGGAATGCT
The sequence above is a segment of the methanogenic archaeon ISO4-H5 genome. Coding sequences within it:
- a CDS encoding phosphodiesterase, with amino-acid sequence MKFLVLTDLHQKTENIPWINSLVDEYSPDALLYLGDVTDLGTCEQAKDILSSIKGRKIVLPGNCDPRDTPSEISSVAEDLHGKSIEISGIYIAGLGGGNISPFNSPFELTEEEIDGKLRPISKKGMLLMTHAPAYDTLDHIPSGVPVGSKAIRAIIDEFKPILALSGHIHEDYGIKDLGGTICVNPGPAMDRRAAVITLTDDQVAVKLIGPEGA